A genomic window from Armatimonadota bacterium includes:
- a CDS encoding tetratricopeptide repeat protein: protein MRRLKGNYQAYIVAVLLAFIVAAVYWRILGYEFLFDDAQYIQTNVHLHKGLNAEAVKWCFTAFYAANWHPVTWISHMLDCQLFGLDAGRHHVQNLLFHTINTILLFVLLLRLTGSVWKSGFVAALFGVHPLHVESVAWVSERKDVLSAFFGMLTILAYVRYTLSPGIKTYVPILMFFTIGLMAKPMIVTLPFVLLLLDYWPLNRWNFANFPSIIMPKGRIKSLVLEKIPLFCLSAVSCFITYLAQEAGGTTRVMKSLPLGVRLANALVSYVSYILKAIWPQRLAVFYPHPEDSLPTWEVIISAFVLFCLTVIILRAMREYPYLGVGWLWYLGTLVPVIGLVQVGSQAMADRYTYIPLIGIFILVTWGISDVVGCSKAKIGRCEHGKEKTPLRFLLRSSVLPFIGIVALIAFIIASWVQVGYWRNPITLFGHTVAITKDNFIAHFNLALALAEKERHADAIPHYEVALKLRPTDADAHQALADSLVKDGRADEAVAHYYECLKLRPNDAKVHCILADVLADLGRTDEAIANYREAIRIEPDFAEAYTNLGVLLVSRSRVEEGIAHYLKAMQIDPHLPNLHYNLGIAFAKLGKFDDAIRELELAIKEKPDDIEARRRLVGVLFVKRRYAAVWQQVHELQKLGINLPEDFLRMLSAKMPEP, encoded by the coding sequence GTTTATTGTAGCCGCTGTTTATTGGCGCATCTTAGGGTATGAGTTTCTTTTTGACGATGCGCAGTATATCCAAACTAATGTGCATTTGCATAAAGGACTCAACGCTGAGGCAGTCAAGTGGTGCTTCACGGCTTTTTATGCGGCAAACTGGCATCCCGTAACATGGATAAGCCATATGCTTGACTGCCAACTTTTTGGGCTTGATGCTGGCAGACACCATGTTCAGAATCTACTGTTTCACACCATAAACACAATATTGTTGTTTGTCCTGCTTCTCAGGCTGACTGGCTCGGTTTGGAAAAGCGGCTTCGTAGCTGCTCTGTTTGGGGTTCATCCGCTCCATGTCGAGTCGGTTGCATGGGTTTCAGAGCGCAAGGATGTATTAAGCGCCTTTTTTGGGATGCTGACGATTTTGGCGTATGTTCGATATACTCTGAGTCCTGGAATTAAGACCTATGTTCCGATATTAATGTTCTTCACTATTGGCCTTATGGCTAAGCCTATGATTGTTACCCTTCCTTTTGTGTTACTCCTATTAGATTACTGGCCCCTAAATAGGTGGAACTTCGCTAATTTTCCGTCAATTATTATGCCCAAAGGCAGGATTAAAAGCCTCGTATTGGAGAAAATCCCTCTTTTTTGCTTGTCTGCAGTTTCGTGCTTTATAACTTACCTTGCCCAAGAGGCAGGTGGAACTACTCGCGTAATGAAGAGCCTCCCTCTTGGTGTTAGGTTGGCAAATGCACTAGTCTCCTACGTCAGTTATATCCTTAAAGCCATTTGGCCCCAGAGACTAGCTGTGTTCTATCCACATCCTGAGGATTCGTTACCTACTTGGGAGGTAATTATTTCAGCATTTGTGCTTTTCTGCTTGACTGTGATTATCCTGCGAGCTATGCGGGAATATCCTTACCTCGGCGTGGGATGGCTTTGGTACCTTGGCACGCTTGTACCCGTTATTGGTCTTGTCCAGGTTGGCTCACAGGCGATGGCAGATAGGTATACGTACATTCCGCTTATTGGTATCTTTATATTAGTTACTTGGGGAATATCGGATGTGGTTGGTTGTTCGAAGGCAAAGATTGGAAGGTGTGAGCATGGGAAAGAAAAAACTCCTCTCCGATTTTTACTCCGTTCTTCTGTTTTGCCTTTTATTGGCATTGTCGCTCTAATCGCCTTCATAATTGCTTCCTGGGTCCAGGTTGGTTACTGGAGAAATCCCATAACGCTGTTTGGCCATACAGTGGCAATTACAAAGGACAACTTCATAGCGCACTTTAATCTTGCGTTGGCTCTTGCCGAGAAGGAGCGTCATGCCGATGCAATTCCTCATTACGAAGTGGCGCTCAAGCTTAGGCCTACGGATGCAGATGCACATCAAGCTCTTGCCGATTCGCTTGTGAAGGATGGGAGGGCTGATGAGGCTGTTGCTCATTACTATGAGTGTCTTAAGCTTAGGCCAAACGATGCGAAAGTTCACTGCATCTTGGCTGATGTGCTTGCCGATTTGGGGAGAACCGATGAAGCCATAGCAAATTACAGAGAGGCAATTCGCATTGAACCGGATTTCGCCGAGGCTTATACAAATCTTGGTGTCCTTTTGGTTAGTCGAAGCCGAGTGGAAGAGGGAATAGCACACTACCTAAAAGCTATGCAAATTGACCCCCACCTGCCAAATTTGCACTACAATCTAGGAATTGCATTTGCGAAGTTGGGGAAGTTCGACGATGCCATCCGGGAGCTAGAGCTTGCGATAAAAGAAAAACCGGACGACATCGAAGCTCGCAGGCGGCTTGTGGGCGTGCTTTTCGTAAAACGCCGATATGCTGCGGTTTGGCAGCAGGTTCATGAGCTCCAAAAGCTTGGCATCAACTTGCCGGAAGACTTCCTGAGGATGTTATCCGCGAAGATGCCCGAACCATAA